One region of Mycolicibacterium rhodesiae NBB3 genomic DNA includes:
- a CDS encoding addiction module protein, whose translation MSELGMWQRVERKLLERGVNTYLELGLWISLVYIVIGVGYTIFHVELMGQLQQALTGAFPIFSDIAALVVMVLGWPILWASSFLCGVAGCGLF comes from the coding sequence ATGTCCGAGCTGGGGATGTGGCAGCGGGTCGAGCGCAAGCTGCTCGAGCGCGGCGTCAACACCTACCTGGAACTCGGATTGTGGATTTCGTTGGTCTACATCGTGATTGGCGTCGGTTACACGATTTTTCACGTCGAGCTGATGGGCCAGCTCCAGCAGGCGCTCACCGGCGCCTTCCCGATCTTCTCCGACATTGCCGCGCTGGTGGTGATGGTGTTGGGGTGGCCCATTCTGTGGGCCAGCTCTTTTCTGTGCGGCGTCGCGGGATGCGGGTTGTTCTAG
- a CDS encoding HAD-IIA family hydrolase, protein MAIGGVLFDIDGVLVTSWKPIAGAAETLKTFVDHQIACSYLTNTTTKTRAQIAELLTDAGIAVRADEVITAAVLTADYVRSNYPDAKCFLVNSGQIAEDMPGIDIVYSGEFSGPKAPETPDVVLLGGAGPEYSHLTLSWVYDWMAQGVPVVAMHRSTAWTTTDGLRVDTGMYLIGMEQTSGRKATAVGKPASEGFLAAASRLGVDADEMYMIGDDLNNDVLPAQVVGMTGVLVRTGKFRQDTLDRWAADEFAMQPNHVIDSVADLPRLLGL, encoded by the coding sequence ATGGCGATCGGTGGGGTGTTGTTCGACATCGATGGCGTCCTGGTGACGTCATGGAAGCCGATCGCAGGCGCGGCCGAGACGCTGAAGACCTTCGTCGACCACCAGATCGCATGCTCTTACCTGACCAACACCACGACGAAGACCCGCGCTCAGATCGCCGAGTTGCTCACCGACGCAGGGATTGCGGTGCGCGCTGACGAGGTGATCACGGCGGCGGTGCTGACCGCCGACTACGTCAGGAGCAACTACCCCGACGCGAAGTGCTTCCTGGTCAACAGCGGTCAGATTGCCGAAGACATGCCCGGGATCGACATCGTGTACTCCGGCGAGTTCAGCGGACCCAAGGCTCCGGAAACGCCTGACGTGGTACTACTCGGTGGGGCGGGACCGGAATACAGCCATCTGACGCTGTCGTGGGTCTACGACTGGATGGCTCAGGGGGTTCCGGTGGTGGCGATGCACCGCAGCACGGCGTGGACGACCACCGACGGCCTGCGCGTGGACACCGGCATGTACCTGATCGGGATGGAGCAGACGTCGGGTCGCAAAGCCACCGCCGTCGGCAAGCCCGCGTCCGAGGGATTCCTCGCCGCCGCGAGCCGCCTCGGCGTCGACGCTGACGAGATGTACATGATCGGCGACGACCTCAACAACGACGTGCTGCCAGCACAGGTCGTCGGTATGACGGGGGTGCTGGTGCGCACCGGCAAGTTCCGCCAGGACACGTTGGACCGCTGGGCGGCCGATGAGTTCGCGATGCAGCCAAACCACGTCATCGACTCGGTCGCCGACCTGCCGCGGTTGCTGGGGTTGTAG
- a CDS encoding PH domain-containing protein, whose product MLLVHPVHEVLRQIPVIVGTLVLGSATGNPMYVIVVLVVTVAFGLGRWFTTSYRLGSSDIQLRTGILQRKVLSLPRNRIRSVSTDSRLLHRLLGLTVLRVSTGQEARREAAFALDAVEAAQVPRLRAELLADSLAPDPAQTPIPGRVLARWQPSWLRYSPLSFTGLAMIAAAVGLAYQGGVAAALRNSRLEQSGVAFADRLGVAATVAAAAAVVLVASSVLSVLQSLLSYGNLELRRDADVLHLKHGLLRVREHTFDMRRLRGGTLREPLLVRLFGGARLDAVMTGVDGAGQASMLLPPCQKSTAETVLADLIAQPDAVRGELRPHGSAATRRRWTRALTLPALAAVVLLVVPTPTWAWLVWTFFTVCCALLALDRSRSLGHRVGDGWLVARAGSLQRRRDCIAAAGIIGWTVRQSLMQRRAGVATLIAATAAGVKHYRVIDVPADIAWSVAADASHWVATSKWALDSGSPELQ is encoded by the coding sequence ATGCTGCTGGTGCATCCCGTGCACGAGGTGCTGAGGCAGATTCCGGTGATCGTCGGGACGCTCGTGCTCGGATCGGCCACCGGCAATCCGATGTACGTCATCGTCGTTCTCGTGGTGACGGTGGCATTCGGCCTGGGCAGGTGGTTCACCACGAGTTATCGCCTCGGAAGCAGCGACATCCAGTTGCGGACCGGGATCCTACAGCGCAAGGTACTTTCTCTGCCACGCAACAGGATTCGCTCGGTGTCCACGGATTCGAGATTGTTGCACCGGCTGCTGGGCCTGACAGTACTGCGGGTCAGCACCGGCCAGGAGGCCAGAAGAGAAGCGGCGTTCGCACTCGACGCTGTCGAGGCCGCGCAGGTGCCGCGCCTGCGTGCTGAGTTACTGGCCGACTCGCTGGCACCGGATCCCGCGCAGACCCCGATCCCGGGTCGGGTGCTCGCGCGGTGGCAGCCGTCCTGGCTGCGATACAGCCCGTTGAGCTTCACGGGTCTCGCGATGATCGCGGCCGCCGTCGGACTGGCGTACCAGGGGGGTGTTGCTGCGGCGCTGCGGAATTCGCGTCTCGAGCAGTCGGGCGTTGCGTTCGCCGACCGCCTCGGCGTGGCGGCGACGGTCGCCGCGGCGGCAGCCGTCGTGCTCGTGGCGTCGTCGGTGCTGTCGGTGCTGCAGTCCCTGCTGAGTTACGGGAATCTCGAGTTGCGCCGCGATGCTGACGTCCTGCACCTGAAGCACGGTCTGCTGCGGGTGCGGGAGCACACGTTCGACATGCGAAGGCTGCGGGGCGGAACACTGCGGGAGCCGTTGCTGGTCAGGCTGTTCGGCGGTGCCCGGTTGGACGCGGTGATGACCGGTGTCGACGGTGCGGGTCAGGCGTCGATGTTGTTGCCGCCGTGTCAGAAGTCGACCGCGGAGACCGTGCTGGCGGATCTGATCGCGCAACCCGACGCGGTGCGCGGTGAGTTGCGCCCGCACGGGTCCGCCGCGACGCGCAGGCGATGGACGCGCGCTCTGACGCTCCCCGCGCTCGCTGCGGTTGTGCTCCTCGTCGTGCCGACACCGACCTGGGCCTGGCTGGTATGGACGTTCTTCACGGTCTGCTGTGCGCTGCTCGCGCTCGACCGCTCGCGTTCGCTCGGTCACCGGGTGGGCGACGGGTGGCTGGTGGCGCGCGCGGGCAGTCTGCAGCGCAGGCGCGATTGCATCGCGGCAGCAGGCATCATCGGATGGACGGTGCGCCAGAGCCTGATGCAGCGCCGGGCCGGTGTCGCCACCCTGATCGCCGCGACCGCGGCCGGCGTCAAGCACTACCGGGTGATCGACGTACCGGCCGACATCGCGTGGTCGGTCGCCGCGGATGCGTCGCACTGGGTCGCAACCAGCAAATGGGCCCTCGACTCGGGTAGCCCCGAGTTGCAGTGA